Proteins from one Malania oleifera isolate guangnan ecotype guangnan chromosome 4, ASM2987363v1, whole genome shotgun sequence genomic window:
- the LOC131152623 gene encoding B3 domain-containing protein At3g25182-like — protein MEEEKELRLLSREDFDGLRIPDEPWEQLSLVAAVASSLHSTESAEMSHRLRNGIIQIGGSDILPVIQKKLSSTDVSRSHNRLSIPLVQVMSEFLTMKEKNFYLSQRDTSGKKLVGMEVPLMVDHPHAQDLHVFLGIRLKKWDMKKEKGKTSSCYALVSKWNDVVAKTMLQNNMDIQLWSFRRNTQLCFALQLVL, from the exons ATGGAGGAGGAGAAAGAATTGAGGCTATTGAGTAGGGAAGATTTTGATGGGTTGCGCATCCCAGACGAGCCATGGGAGCAGTTGTCGCTAGTGGCTGCTGTTGCATCCTCTCTTCACAGCACTGAAT CTGCTGAAATGAGCCATCGTCTCAGAAACGGCATCATCCAAATTGGCGGCAGTGACATTCTCCCCGTCATCCAAAAAAAGCTCTCATCCACCGATGTTAGCAGGAGCCACAATCGGCTCTCCATCCCACTTGTCCAAGTCATGTCTGAATTTCTGACTATGAAGGAGAAGAACTTTTATCTCTCACAGCGCGATACATCCGGGAAGAAGCTGGTTGGCATGGAGGTGCCCTTGATGGTTGATCACCCACATGCACAAGACCTTCATGTATTCTTGGGCATTCGATTGAAAAAGTGGGACATGAAGAAGGAGAAAGGCAAGACCAGCTCGTGTTATGCCCTGGTTTCGAAGTGGAATGACGTAGTTGCAAAAACCATGCTCCAAAACAACATGGACATCCAGCTCTGGTCCTTCCGCCGCAATACACAGCTCTGTTTTGCTCTACAACTAGTTCTATAG